The genomic DNA GCCAAAAAAGACTTTGCCTTCCTGCTGCGGCGAATAATCGACAATCCGCAGATTCTCCAGACATTTGGTTAAATAACGAACGCGGCGGTCAATTTCCCTTAAGCGTTTTTTATTATACTGATAGTCAGCATTTTCACTGCGATCGCCAAGGCTCGCGGCCCAGGTCACTTTTTTCGTTACCTCCGGACGTTCTTCACGCCAGAGATAATCCATCTCTTGTTTGAGCTTTTCGTACCCTTCG from Klebsiella sp. WP3-W18-ESBL-02 includes the following:
- the greB gene encoding transcription elongation factor GreB; this translates as MKTPLITREGYEKLKQEMDYLWREERPEVTKKVTWAASLGDRSENADYQYNKKRLREIDRRVRYLTKCLENLRIVDYSPQQEGKVFFGAWVEIENDDGDIKRFRIVGYDEIFGRKDYISIDSPMARALLKKEVGDLAVVNTPAGEASWYVNAIDYVK